A genomic segment from Streptomyces sp. NBC_00459 encodes:
- a CDS encoding M1 family metallopeptidase — protein MHRRLIAPGALTASLLLAIPASAASHVPGAPGIGDPYYPTYGNGGYDVSHYDLRLKYQPATDELEGTATLLATTTQDLSRFDLDFLLDVDEVRVNGVRAAFATSGEHELEITPRTPLSKGSAVTVVVRYSGVPSSEQAYGFTSWHRTPDGGVGANEPESAWWWFPSNDHPLDKATYDVSVLVPDGSQAISNGTLQSTSSRLGWTRWNWRSNKPQATYLATLAVGRFDVTTGTTESGIPVINAYSKDLGDNYAAARASVERTGEVADWLAEYFGPYPFNSLGGYVPNTNTGYALETQTRPFYSPRQFANGTNVSVVVHELAHQWYGDSVSVAGWKDIWVNEGFARYAQWLWSEHEGEGTAQELADYVYAVHPADDPFWTVKPGDPGPEHQFDLAVYDRGALALQALRNEIGDTDFFAILKGWPTKFAYGNASVADFRAYAEQVSGESLTALFDTWLFQASKPATPAARASVAPVTPPKSWKEIAATNSVHIHSPSGGV, from the coding sequence GTGCACCGCAGACTCATCGCCCCCGGCGCGCTCACGGCCTCCCTGCTGCTGGCGATCCCGGCATCGGCCGCGAGTCACGTCCCTGGGGCGCCGGGCATCGGCGACCCCTACTACCCGACGTACGGCAACGGCGGATACGACGTCTCGCACTACGACCTGCGGCTCAAGTACCAGCCCGCGACCGACGAGTTGGAGGGCACGGCGACCCTCCTCGCGACCACGACCCAGGATCTGTCCCGGTTCGACCTGGACTTCCTGCTGGACGTCGACGAGGTCCGCGTCAACGGCGTCCGGGCCGCCTTCGCCACTTCCGGCGAGCACGAACTGGAGATCACTCCGCGTACTCCGCTGTCCAAGGGTTCGGCGGTCACCGTCGTCGTGCGGTACAGCGGAGTTCCCTCGTCCGAGCAGGCGTACGGTTTCACCAGCTGGCACCGCACCCCGGACGGCGGCGTCGGCGCCAACGAGCCCGAGTCCGCCTGGTGGTGGTTCCCGAGCAACGACCACCCGCTCGACAAGGCCACGTACGACGTCTCCGTGCTCGTCCCGGACGGCTCGCAGGCGATCTCCAACGGCACCCTCCAGTCGACGAGTTCACGCCTCGGCTGGACCCGCTGGAACTGGCGCTCCAACAAGCCGCAGGCCACCTATCTCGCCACTCTCGCGGTCGGACGGTTCGATGTCACAACCGGGACCACGGAGAGCGGCATCCCGGTGATCAACGCCTACAGCAAGGACCTCGGCGACAACTACGCGGCCGCGCGGGCCAGCGTCGAGCGGACCGGGGAGGTCGCGGACTGGCTGGCTGAGTACTTCGGCCCCTACCCCTTCAACTCCCTCGGCGGATACGTCCCGAACACGAACACGGGGTACGCCCTGGAGACACAGACGCGGCCCTTCTACAGCCCGCGCCAGTTCGCGAACGGCACGAACGTCTCCGTCGTCGTCCACGAGCTGGCCCACCAGTGGTACGGCGACTCCGTGTCCGTCGCCGGCTGGAAGGACATCTGGGTCAACGAGGGCTTCGCCCGCTACGCCCAGTGGCTGTGGTCCGAGCACGAGGGCGAGGGCACGGCACAGGAACTCGCCGACTACGTGTACGCAGTCCATCCGGCCGACGACCCGTTCTGGACCGTGAAGCCGGGTGACCCCGGGCCCGAGCACCAGTTCGACCTGGCCGTGTACGACCGGGGCGCGCTTGCCCTGCAGGCGTTGCGCAACGAGATCGGCGACACGGACTTCTTCGCGATCCTGAAGGGATGGCCCACGAAGTTCGCGTACGGCAACGCGTCCGTCGCCGACTTCCGGGCGTACGCCGAACAGGTGTCCGGCGAGTCGTTGACGGCGCTGTTCGACACCTGGCTGTTCCAGGCGTCGAAGCCGGCGACTCCGGCGGCACGGGCGTCGGTCGCCCCGGTGACGCCGCCGAAGTCCTGGAAGGAGATCGCGGCGACGAACTCCGTGCACATTCACAGCCCGTCTGGGGGAGTCTGA
- a CDS encoding acetyl-CoA C-acetyltransferase: MSTEAYVYDAIRTPRGRGKANGALHGTKPVDLVVGLIHEIRNRFPDLDPAAIDDIVLGVVGPVGDQGSDIARVAAVVAGLPDTVAGVQENRFCASGLEAVNMAAAKVRSGWEDLVLAGGVESMSRVPMGSDGGAWFNDPMTNLAVNFVPQGIGADLIATIEGFSRRDVDEYAALSQERAATAWKEGRFGRSLVPVRDRNRLVVLDHDEHLRPGTTADSLARLKPSFADIGDLGGFDAVALQKYHWVEKIDHVHHAGNSSGIVDGASLVAIGSREVGERYGLRPRARIVSAAVSGSEPTIMLTGPAPATRKALAKAGLTIDDIDLVEINEAFAAVVLRFARDMGLSLDRINVNGGAIALGHPLGATGAMILGTLVDELERQDKRYGLATLCVGGGMGIATIVERV; encoded by the coding sequence GACGCGATCCGCACCCCGCGCGGGCGTGGCAAGGCGAACGGAGCCCTGCACGGCACCAAGCCCGTCGATCTCGTCGTCGGCCTCATCCACGAGATCAGGAACCGCTTCCCGGACCTCGACCCGGCCGCGATCGACGACATCGTGCTGGGTGTCGTCGGACCGGTCGGCGACCAGGGCTCCGACATCGCGCGGGTCGCCGCGGTCGTCGCCGGGCTGCCGGACACGGTGGCCGGCGTCCAGGAGAACCGCTTCTGTGCGTCGGGCCTGGAGGCCGTCAACATGGCCGCCGCCAAGGTGCGTTCGGGCTGGGAGGACCTCGTTCTCGCGGGCGGCGTCGAGTCGATGTCACGGGTGCCGATGGGCTCGGACGGCGGCGCCTGGTTCAACGACCCGATGACCAACCTCGCCGTCAACTTCGTGCCGCAGGGCATCGGCGCCGACCTCATCGCCACCATCGAGGGCTTCTCGCGGCGCGACGTCGACGAGTACGCGGCCCTGTCCCAGGAGCGGGCGGCGACGGCCTGGAAGGAGGGCCGCTTCGGGCGGTCCCTCGTCCCGGTGAGGGACCGCAACCGCCTGGTCGTCCTCGACCACGACGAACACCTGCGCCCCGGGACCACCGCCGACTCGCTGGCCCGGCTCAAGCCGTCGTTCGCGGACATCGGTGACCTGGGCGGTTTCGACGCCGTGGCGCTCCAGAAGTACCACTGGGTGGAGAAGATCGACCACGTCCACCACGCGGGCAACTCCTCCGGCATCGTGGACGGCGCCTCGCTGGTCGCCATCGGTTCCCGGGAGGTCGGTGAGCGCTACGGGCTGCGTCCGCGCGCGCGGATCGTCTCCGCCGCCGTGTCCGGCTCCGAGCCCACCATCATGCTCACCGGCCCGGCGCCCGCCACCCGCAAGGCGCTCGCCAAGGCCGGGCTGACCATCGACGACATCGACCTCGTCGAGATCAACGAGGCGTTCGCGGCCGTCGTCCTGCGCTTCGCCCGGGACATGGGCCTGTCCCTCGACAGGATCAACGTCAACGGCGGCGCCATCGCGCTCGGCCACCCGCTGGGCGCCACCGGCGCGATGATCCTCGGCACGCTCGTCGACGAACTGGAGCGCCAGGACAAGCGCTACGGCCTGGCCACGCTGTGCGTGGGCGGCGGCATGGGCATCGCGACGATCGTCGAGCGGGTCTGA
- a CDS encoding 3-hydroxyacyl-CoA dehydrogenase NAD-binding domain-containing protein, with the protein MTQSTTIRWEQDRTGLVTLVLDDPAQSANTMNQAFRDSLAVVTDRLEAEKDTIRGIILTSAKKTFFAGGDLRDLIRVTPDTAQELFEGGLAIKRDLRRIETLGKPVVAAMNGAALGGGYELALACHHRIALDAPGTKIGCPEVTLGLLPGGGGVVRTVRLLGIADALLKVLLQGTQYSPQRALKNGLIDEVAATQDELMAKARAFIDANPESRQPWDRPGYRIPGGTPASPRFAANLPAFPANLRKQTNGAPYPAPRSILAAAVEGAQVDFETAQVIEARYFVELAAGQTSKNMIQAFFFDLQAVNSGANRPKGVEPRPVRRVAVLGAGMMGAGIAYSCARAGIEVVLKDVSPEAAARGKNYSEKLCAKAVSRGRTTQRKADELLARITPTGDPQDVAGCDAVIEAVFEDPALKHKVFQEIQHIVAPDALLCSNTSTLPITALAEGVERQLDFVGLHFFSPVDKMPLVEIIKGERTGQEALARAFDLVRQIRKTPIVVNDSRGFFTSRVIGHFINEGVAMVGEGIEPASVEQAAAQAGYPAKVLSLMDELTLTLPRKIRAESKRAVEEAGGTWVTHPAEAVIDRMVDEFGRTGRSGGGGFYEYGEDGKRAGLWPGLREHFTREGAEGVRIPFEDMQERMLFSEALDTVRLLEEGVLTSVADANIGSIFGIGFPGWTGGVLQYINGYEGGLPGFVARARELAERYGERFAPPALLVEKAAKGEGFGDG; encoded by the coding sequence ATGACACAGAGCACCACCATCCGCTGGGAACAGGACCGCACCGGTCTCGTCACCCTCGTCCTCGACGACCCGGCCCAGTCCGCGAACACCATGAACCAGGCGTTCCGTGACTCCCTCGCGGTGGTCACCGACCGCCTGGAGGCCGAGAAGGACACGATCCGCGGCATCATCCTGACCTCCGCCAAGAAGACGTTCTTCGCGGGCGGTGACCTGCGCGACCTGATCCGGGTCACCCCCGACACGGCCCAGGAACTGTTCGAGGGCGGCCTCGCCATCAAGCGCGATCTGCGCCGCATCGAGACCCTGGGCAAGCCGGTGGTCGCGGCGATGAACGGCGCGGCCCTGGGCGGCGGTTACGAGCTCGCGCTGGCCTGCCACCACCGGATCGCGCTGGACGCGCCGGGTACGAAGATCGGCTGCCCCGAGGTGACCCTCGGCCTGCTCCCCGGAGGCGGCGGGGTCGTCCGTACGGTTCGTCTGCTGGGCATCGCCGACGCGCTGCTGAAGGTGCTGCTCCAGGGCACCCAGTACAGCCCCCAGCGCGCCCTGAAGAACGGGCTGATCGACGAAGTGGCCGCCACCCAGGACGAGTTGATGGCCAAGGCCCGCGCCTTCATCGACGCCAACCCCGAGTCGCGACAGCCCTGGGACAGGCCCGGCTACCGCATCCCGGGCGGCACCCCGGCCAGCCCCAGGTTCGCGGCGAACCTGCCCGCCTTCCCCGCCAACCTGCGCAAGCAGACCAACGGCGCGCCCTACCCGGCGCCGCGCAGCATCCTCGCGGCGGCCGTCGAGGGCGCCCAGGTCGACTTCGAGACCGCGCAGGTCATCGAGGCCCGCTACTTCGTGGAACTGGCCGCCGGACAGACCTCGAAGAACATGATCCAGGCGTTCTTCTTCGACCTCCAGGCCGTCAACTCGGGCGCCAACCGCCCCAAGGGCGTCGAGCCGCGCCCGGTGCGCAGGGTGGCGGTGCTGGGCGCCGGGATGATGGGCGCGGGCATCGCCTACTCGTGTGCCCGCGCGGGCATCGAGGTGGTGCTGAAGGACGTGTCGCCGGAAGCGGCGGCACGGGGAAAGAACTACTCCGAGAAGCTGTGCGCGAAGGCGGTCTCCCGGGGCCGTACGACCCAGCGGAAGGCGGACGAACTGCTGGCCCGCATCACGCCGACGGGTGACCCGCAGGACGTGGCGGGTTGCGACGCGGTCATCGAGGCGGTCTTCGAGGACCCGGCGCTGAAGCACAAGGTGTTCCAGGAGATCCAGCACATCGTCGCTCCGGACGCACTGCTGTGCTCCAACACCTCCACGCTGCCGATCACGGCCCTCGCCGAGGGAGTCGAACGCCAGTTGGACTTCGTCGGACTGCACTTCTTCTCTCCGGTCGACAAGATGCCGCTCGTCGAGATCATCAAGGGCGAGCGGACGGGCCAGGAGGCGCTGGCGCGCGCCTTCGACCTGGTCCGCCAGATCAGGAAGACCCCGATCGTCGTCAACGACTCGCGCGGCTTCTTCACCTCACGGGTCATCGGGCACTTCATCAACGAGGGCGTGGCGATGGTCGGCGAGGGCATCGAGCCCGCGTCGGTCGAACAGGCGGCCGCGCAGGCCGGTTACCCGGCGAAGGTGCTGTCCCTCATGGACGAACTGACGCTGACGCTGCCGCGGAAGATCCGGGCGGAGTCCAAGCGGGCGGTGGAGGAGGCGGGCGGCACGTGGGTGACGCACCCCGCGGAGGCGGTGATCGACCGGATGGTGGACGAGTTCGGCCGCACCGGGCGGAGCGGGGGCGGAGGTTTCTACGAGTACGGGGAGGACGGCAAGCGGGCCGGGCTGTGGCCGGGACTGCGCGAGCACTTCACGCGCGAGGGCGCGGAGGGTGTGCGGATCCCCTTCGAGGACATGCAGGAACGCATGCTGTTCTCGGAGGCGCTGGACACGGTGAGGCTGCTGGAGGAGGGCGTACTGACCTCGGTCGCCGACGCCAACATCGGCTCGATCTTCGGGATCGGGTTCCCCGGGTGGACGGGGGGTGTCCTGCAGTACATCAACGGCTACGAGGGTGGCCTGCCGGGCTTCGTGGCGCGGGCGCGTGAGCTGGCGGAGCGGTACGGGGAGCGGTTCGCTCCGCCGGCGCTGCTGGTGGAGAAGGCGGCGAAGGGGGAGGGGTTCGGGGACGGCTAG